TCCGGCGGACAGCGGCAGCGCGTCGGGGTGGCGAGGGCGCTCGCCGCCAAGCCGAACATCCTGCTCATGGACGAACCTTTCGGCGCCCTCGATCCGATAACGCGCGGCAAGGCGCAGGAAGACCTGCTCGCCATCCAGCAGAAATTCGGCACCACGATCGTCTTCGTCACCCATGACATGGACGAGGCCATCCATCTGGGCGACCGCATCGCCGTGATGGACAAGGGCCGCCTGCTGCAACATGCGCGGCCGGCCGAGATCATCGCCAATCCCGCCACCGATTTCGTGCGGGAACTCGTGGGCACCACCGATCGGGCGTTTCGGCTGCTTTCCTTGTCGCCGGTGGGTGATCATCTGGAGCCCGGCGAGGCTGAAGGAGAGCCGTTCGAAGCGGGGATGAGCCTTCGCAGCGCCTATTCGGAGCTTTTGTGGGCAGGGCGCAAAGCCGCGCCGATACAGCGGGACGGGCGCATTGTCGGCATCGTCACGCTTGCCGGCCTCGGACAGCTGGCGGCCAAACCGTGACGAGAACAGGACTGCTCATCAGGCTGGCGGTGCTGGTGCTCATGATCTGGCTGGTGGTGAATCCATCCGCCTTCACGGAATTTTTCGCGCTATTCGCCCGCAACGGGCAGCCGGCCATTTACAATCAGGGCAGCCTGCTCGTCATCACGGCCAGTCACCTGTTGATCGTTCTCGTCGCCATCAGTGCTTCGGCCGTGCTGGCCATCGGCCTTGCCATCCTGGTGACCCGGCCCTTCGGCGCCGAATTTCTTCCGGTTTCCCGGGCCGTCGCCAATATCGGCCAGACCTTTCCGCCGGTGGCTGTCCTGGCATTATGCGTGCCGATGCTGGGCTTCGGCACGACGCCAACGCTGGCGGCGCTTTTCCTTTACGGGCTCTTGCCCATTTTTGAGAATACCTTGGCCGGCCTCACCAGCGTCCCGCCGGCGGTGACCGAGGCCGCCAAGGGAATGGGCATGACCCCTTGGCAGCGCTTGCTGCGGATCGAGCTGCCGCTGTCCTTGCCGCTGGTTCTTTCCGGCTTGCGGCTCTCGACAACCATCGCTCTGTCCACCGCGACCATCGGCTCGACCGTTGCGGCACGAACCCTGGGGGAAGTCATCATTGCCGGCCTGCAATCGGGCAATACCGCCTTCGTGGTGCAGGGCGGACTGATCGTGGGGGCATTGGCGGTCCTTATCCATGACGGATTCGCGGCGCTGGAGCGCTGGCAGGCCGCCCGCATCGGAGCACATTGAGCCCGAATTAGCGCCCCGCCAGGAGAGTTTCGACGGTTGCGCGGTCAGGGGTGCCGAGCCGGCCGCCCAAACTGGCGCATTTGATGGCGGCGGCGGCATTGGCGAAGACGATGGCGTCACGGATGGAGCGGCCCTCGGCGATGGCGAGCGTGAAGGCGCCGTGAAACACGTCG
This genomic stretch from Devosia sp. YIM 151766 harbors:
- a CDS encoding ABC transporter permease encodes the protein MIWLVVNPSAFTEFFALFARNGQPAIYNQGSLLVITASHLLIVLVAISASAVLAIGLAILVTRPFGAEFLPVSRAVANIGQTFPPVAVLALCVPMLGFGTTPTLAALFLYGLLPIFENTLAGLTSVPPAVTEAAKGMGMTPWQRLLRIELPLSLPLVLSGLRLSTTIALSTATIGSTVAARTLGEVIIAGLQSGNTAFVVQGGLIVGALAVLIHDGFAALERWQAARIGAH
- a CDS encoding ABC transporter ATP-binding protein, whose product is MIEIDNVSKVYRDARAVADVSLTIEPHSICTLVGTSGSGKTTLLRMINRLVQPSSGQIRVDGHDVNSVPAYELRRRMGYVIQGNGLFPHWTIAQNVGTVPRLLGWDQAIIARRVDELLELFQLDPASYRNRMPHQLSGGQRQRVGVARALAAKPNILLMDEPFGALDPITRGKAQEDLLAIQQKFGTTIVFVTHDMDEAIHLGDRIAVMDKGRLLQHARPAEIIANPATDFVRELVGTTDRAFRLLSLSPVGDHLEPGEAEGEPFEAGMSLRSAYSELLWAGRKAAPIQRDGRIVGIVTLAGLGQLAAKP